The genomic segment CGGCAATGACTGCGGCTACGAAAGCATATTCCTAAACCAACTCAAAGTTTATTTGCAACCCGGCGATGTGGTGCTTGCCATGTCCGTGAGCGGTAACAGCCCGAACATTATTCGTGCGCTCCGATATGCCAAAGAACATGACGCCGCCACCATCGGCATATGCGGATTTACCGGCGGCTCCATGATCGGCATCTCTGATGTTTCCATTCACATCCCCGCCACCTTGGATGAATATGGGCCTGTGGAAGATGCCTTCGGTATTATCGGTCATATCATGGCGGGCTACCTTTCCATGAAACAAGGGAAAATGCTGCATCACTAAAACTATGCGCCCGCGCATCTTCCTCTCGTTCTTTGAAGGCCTCAAGAATCTATTTACAGCAAAATTTAGGAGATGGTCCCGTGACATTTCGTCTGTCTTGTCTTGCAAAGAGTTTCATCTGCTGCGCCGTACTCATCTGCGTCAACACCGCCGTCTTCGCAACGGTAACGGCGAAGGTAATGGAAGAGTCTGAAGTCTTTTTGTTGACTCCTCCGGATAACGGCTCCGGTCCCTTATGGTCCTATGGCTGCACACAAATAGCGCGCTTGGGAGAAGATGTTTATATTAGCGCCATGGAAACGGATCCGGACACGCCGCCCTTATGCAATACGAAATGGCGGCTCTTAAAGCACAGCCCTGAGGGATGGAAGATGATTTCCGAAGACACTGCTGTGCGTCAGCGTGAACCCTGCCCTCTTGCCGTTATTTCTCCGGATCGTTTAGCGATCAACGTGAATGATTCTCTGGAACCGAAAGGAACAAAATACGGCCGTTGTCTGCCGGGGATACGGCTCTTTCACTTTTCCGACGCCCCCCACACCATGACCCACATCTTGCCCCAATGGAAAGATGCTCCTTATTTTACAGATCACTCCTACCGCAGCTTTGCTTCTGACCCTGTAAATCATCGCCTGTTAATGTTCAACATTGACGCGAAAACCAGTGTGGAACACGCCTGTCTCTTATCGGCTGATGGGGAGACCCTCGCGACGAGCAGCGTCAGCTTTCCGATTCGCTCCTGCTACGCACAGACCGCGCTCCATGATTTTGCCGCCTACATGC from the Candidatus Hydrogenedentota bacterium genome contains:
- a CDS encoding SIS domain-containing protein; amino-acid sequence: MYKLSELFNQAESFADYIKLYNARLAEVLEGISGEAMTQAMEILDKARNDNKAIYLIGNGGSAGLASHIVNDMVAGAYQEGKPALRAFSLTDNVSTVTALGNDCGYESIFLNQLKVYLQPGDVVLAMSVSGNSPNIIRALRYAKEHDAATIGICGFTGGSMIGISDVSIHIPATLDEYGPVEDAFGIIGHIMAGYLSMKQGKMLHH